A portion of the Pseudoxanthomonas sp. JBR18 genome contains these proteins:
- a CDS encoding D-hexose-6-phosphate mutarotase codes for MAARATRTAGICLLLAAAVAACAPMPTRESGHAFPPHTAFVLPAAAAPVAEAPLPQVEGLSRVTFAGFDALRLEAPGGTAVVALFGGHLLSWVPRGGQDVLWLSPDTALPPQPIRGGVPVLWPYFSRQGQTAALPAHGLVRTLRWQVVEARRAPDGTLTLVLAPPQPVPGLALRMTLRVGQALEQTLTTTNTGTTPVRFTQALHSYYRVGDAMQVRVDGLQGATYRNKAEGFAAAYVQQGPWSLTAAGGQVDRIYTGTDSHYVLDDPVLDRRIVLDTTGSHSLVTWNPGVDAQTRSPDIGSGWRHYVCLETANAGDDVVVLAPGARHRLGYRVTVQSR; via the coding sequence ATGGCGGCCAGGGCGACGCGCACGGCGGGGATCTGCCTGCTGCTGGCGGCGGCCGTTGCGGCCTGCGCGCCGATGCCGACGCGCGAGTCGGGGCACGCCTTCCCACCGCACACCGCCTTCGTCCTGCCCGCCGCAGCCGCGCCGGTTGCAGAAGCGCCGCTCCCCCAGGTGGAAGGCCTGAGCCGGGTGACCTTCGCCGGCTTCGACGCGCTGCGACTGGAGGCGCCCGGCGGCACCGCGGTCGTGGCCCTGTTCGGCGGCCACCTGCTGTCGTGGGTGCCACGCGGTGGGCAGGATGTGCTGTGGCTGTCGCCCGACACCGCGCTGCCACCGCAGCCCATCCGCGGCGGCGTGCCGGTGCTGTGGCCGTACTTCTCAAGGCAGGGACAGACCGCGGCGTTGCCCGCGCACGGACTGGTGCGCACCCTGCGCTGGCAGGTGGTGGAGGCCAGGCGCGCGCCCGACGGCACGCTGACGTTGGTGCTGGCCCCCCCGCAGCCGGTGCCCGGCCTGGCGCTGCGCATGACCCTGCGCGTGGGCCAGGCGCTCGAGCAGACCCTGACCACCACCAATACCGGGACTACGCCGGTGCGCTTCACCCAGGCGCTGCACAGCTACTACCGGGTGGGCGATGCGATGCAGGTTCGCGTGGATGGGCTGCAGGGGGCCACGTACCGCAACAAGGCCGAAGGCTTCGCCGCCGCCTACGTGCAGCAGGGCCCCTGGTCGCTCACCGCCGCCGGGGGCCAGGTGGACCGGATCTACACCGGCACCGATAGCCACTACGTGCTGGATGATCCGGTGCTGGACCGGCGCATCGTCCTGGACACCACCGGCAGCCACAGCCTGGTGACCTGGAATCCCGGCGTGGACGCGCAGACCCGCAGTCCGGACATCGGCTCCGGCTGGCGCCACTACGTGTGCCTGGAAACCGCCAATGCCGGTGACGACGTGGTGGTGCTGGCGCCGGGTGCCCGGCATCGGCTGGGGTATCGCGTCACGGTCCAGTCGCGCTGA
- a CDS encoding carboxylesterase/lipase family protein, protein MHHEDGSRRAFLRQASLGGLALATAPLWPAAARPLGDAPIATTRSGQIRGELDQGIAVFKGVPYGADTTARRFMPALPEQPWKGVRQATTLGAAAPQTGTEEPTSEDCLFLNVWTPALRDGGKRPILVYIHGGAFNNGSGGDPLYDGVNLSRAGDVVVITVNHRLNAFGYLYLAQLGDASFAESGNVGQLDLVQALQWVRRHADEFGGDAGNVTLFGQSGGGAKIATLMAMPAAKGLFHRAWTMSGQQVTACGPRAATQRARLLMDALGVKDAAALRTLPAQRLLDGMATRDPSRVEDTALYVGPVFDGGVLPSHPFWPTAPLQSARLPMVIGNTHDETRAFLGRDPHHFELSWDEVPALLERQQYVDLLPSIVVAGYRQLYPHYSPSEVFFAATTAGRSWRGAVEELEARARQGAPTWAYQLDWYDHDGEAAKLRAFHTLDIPLVFDNIAQPGSRTGTGEGAQRMARQMRDTLLAFARHGDPNHAGLPAWAPYSLAQRETMVFDTPSRQAHDPRGGERRLYAQAPFVQRGTF, encoded by the coding sequence ATGCACCATGAAGACGGCAGCCGCCGCGCGTTTCTGCGCCAGGCCTCGCTGGGCGGCCTGGCCCTGGCCACCGCGCCCCTGTGGCCGGCCGCGGCTCGCCCGCTGGGCGACGCACCTATCGCCACCACCCGCAGCGGCCAGATCCGCGGCGAGCTCGATCAGGGCATCGCCGTGTTCAAGGGCGTGCCCTACGGCGCGGACACCACGGCGCGCCGCTTCATGCCCGCCCTGCCCGAGCAGCCCTGGAAGGGCGTGCGCCAGGCCACTACGCTGGGTGCGGCCGCACCGCAGACCGGAACCGAGGAGCCGACCAGCGAGGACTGCCTGTTCCTCAACGTGTGGACCCCGGCGCTGCGCGATGGCGGCAAGCGGCCGATCCTGGTCTACATCCACGGCGGCGCCTTCAACAACGGCTCGGGCGGCGACCCGCTCTACGACGGGGTCAACCTGTCGCGGGCCGGCGACGTGGTGGTGATCACTGTCAACCATCGCCTCAACGCCTTCGGCTACCTTTATCTGGCGCAGTTGGGCGATGCATCCTTCGCCGAGTCGGGCAACGTGGGCCAGTTGGACCTGGTGCAGGCGCTGCAGTGGGTGCGGCGCCACGCCGACGAGTTCGGCGGCGATGCCGGCAACGTCACCCTGTTCGGGCAGTCCGGCGGCGGGGCCAAGATCGCCACGCTGATGGCGATGCCCGCGGCCAAGGGCCTGTTCCACCGCGCCTGGACGATGAGCGGCCAGCAGGTCACCGCCTGCGGCCCGCGCGCGGCCACCCAGCGCGCGCGACTGCTGATGGACGCGCTCGGAGTCAAGGACGCCGCCGCGCTGCGCACCCTGCCGGCCCAGCGCCTGCTCGACGGCATGGCCACGCGCGATCCCTCGCGGGTGGAGGACACCGCGCTGTACGTCGGCCCGGTGTTCGATGGCGGCGTGCTGCCGAGCCATCCGTTCTGGCCGACCGCGCCGCTGCAGTCGGCGCGGCTGCCGATGGTGATCGGCAACACCCATGACGAGACCCGCGCCTTTCTGGGCCGCGATCCGCACCACTTCGAGCTGAGCTGGGACGAGGTGCCGGCGCTGCTGGAGCGGCAGCAGTACGTGGACCTGCTGCCCTCGATCGTGGTGGCCGGCTACCGCCAGCTGTATCCGCACTACAGCCCCTCGGAGGTGTTCTTCGCCGCGACCACGGCCGGGCGCTCGTGGCGCGGGGCAGTGGAGGAACTGGAGGCGCGTGCACGCCAGGGCGCGCCGACCTGGGCCTATCAGCTGGACTGGTACGACCATGACGGCGAGGCGGCCAAGCTGCGCGCCTTCCACACCCTGGATATCCCGCTGGTGTTCGACAACATCGCCCAGCCTGGCTCGCGCACCGGCACGGGCGAAGGCGCGCAGCGCATGGCTAGGCAGATGCGCGACACCCTGCTGGCCTTCGCCCGCCACGGCGACCCCAACCACGCCGGTTTGCCGGCCTGGGCGCCGTACTCGCTGGCCCAGCGCGAAACCATGGTCTTCGACACCCCCAGCCGCCAGGCGCACGATCCCCGCGGCGGCGAACGCCGACTCTACGCGCAGGCGCCGTTCGTCCAGCGCGGGACGTTCTGA
- a CDS encoding alpha/beta hydrolase produces MQQTGIVHRVLACLLGGLLAAAAAHARPVPAAGGETPAEQASRLMLWPGRLAPGDTALAGAEHIVERSADPAMPDRYIDRVSHPYLVVYRPARPDGSALLVVPGGGYQRVVLDKEGSALVPDLVTRGGVTLFVLRYRLPAEGHPDPREVPLADAQRAIRLIRAHAAEYGVDPHKVGVMGFSAGGHVAASLATRFDARVYPRVDAADALSARPDLQLLVYPVIDLGPLIAHPGSRQRLLGAHPDPASMRAYSAQNTVTAASPPAFLLHAQDDDVVPVANTLVYAQALLAHGVSTELHVFPQGGHGFGVRGTTGLTVAAWPRLALDWMRWQYATRDTNKQEDSHAP; encoded by the coding sequence ATGCAGCAGACCGGAATCGTCCACCGCGTGCTGGCGTGCCTGCTCGGCGGGCTGCTGGCCGCGGCGGCGGCGCACGCCAGGCCCGTACCGGCGGCAGGAGGCGAGACGCCCGCCGAACAGGCCTCGCGCCTGATGCTGTGGCCCGGCCGCCTGGCGCCTGGCGACACCGCTTTGGCCGGCGCCGAGCACATCGTCGAACGCAGCGCCGACCCGGCGATGCCGGACCGCTACATCGACCGGGTCAGCCATCCCTATCTTGTCGTCTACCGGCCCGCGCGGCCCGATGGCAGCGCCCTGCTGGTCGTCCCCGGCGGCGGCTACCAGCGCGTGGTCCTGGACAAGGAAGGCAGCGCGCTGGTGCCGGACCTGGTCACGCGCGGCGGGGTAACCCTGTTCGTGCTGCGCTACCGGCTGCCGGCCGAGGGCCATCCCGATCCGCGCGAGGTGCCGCTGGCCGATGCACAGCGCGCGATCCGCCTGATCCGCGCCCATGCCGCCGAGTACGGCGTCGATCCGCACAAGGTCGGGGTGATGGGGTTTTCCGCGGGCGGCCACGTCGCGGCCAGCCTGGCCACCCGCTTCGATGCGCGCGTGTATCCGCGCGTGGACGCCGCCGATGCGCTGTCCGCGCGACCGGACCTGCAGCTGCTGGTGTACCCGGTGATCGACCTGGGGCCGCTGATCGCCCATCCCGGCTCGCGCCAGCGCCTGCTGGGCGCGCACCCGGACCCGGCGAGCATGCGCGCCTATTCGGCCCAGAACACGGTCACCGCCGCCAGCCCGCCGGCGTTCCTGCTGCACGCGCAGGATGATGACGTGGTCCCGGTGGCCAACACGCTGGTCTACGCGCAGGCGCTGCTGGCGCACGGCGTCTCGACCGAGCTGCATGTGTTTCCCCAGGGTGGGCACGGCTTTGGCGTGCGCGGCACGACCGGCCTGACCGTGGCCGCCTGGCCGCGGCTGGCCCTGGACTGGATGCGCTGGCAATACGCCACGCGCGATACGAACAAGCAGGAGGATTCCCATGCACCATGA
- a CDS encoding 2-keto-4-pentenoate hydratase, which produces MGSAATLAANGDIALSQERHSSAALPADAEAIAHAFVQARQAGQSLPDFPGTIPPDLVSAYQVQDLAIAQWPDTVVGWKVGYIAAERRDASGDERLLGPIYARQLWNATGAIVEFPVFDGGFAAVEAEYVLRLEQDAPADQLHYTPEQAVAIASTLLLGVEIASSPLATINQLGPRVVVSDFGNNNGLILGPQVPDWQALDEDGLRAETFIEGTRVGTGGARLLPGGLRAAFAFALGRSAQRGRPLKQGDLIATGNATGIHDIRIGQQALVRFEGYFDIPCRAIAA; this is translated from the coding sequence ATGGGCAGTGCAGCAACGCTCGCCGCCAACGGGGACATCGCCTTGAGCCAGGAACGCCATTCTTCCGCAGCACTGCCCGCCGACGCCGAGGCGATCGCGCACGCCTTCGTGCAGGCACGCCAGGCGGGGCAATCGTTGCCGGATTTTCCTGGCACCATTCCGCCAGACTTGGTCAGCGCGTATCAGGTGCAGGACCTGGCCATTGCCCAGTGGCCCGATACGGTGGTCGGCTGGAAGGTCGGCTACATCGCCGCCGAGCGCCGCGACGCCAGCGGCGACGAGCGCCTGCTCGGCCCGATCTACGCGCGCCAGCTCTGGAATGCCACCGGTGCCATCGTGGAGTTCCCGGTATTCGACGGCGGCTTTGCCGCAGTCGAAGCCGAGTACGTGCTGCGCCTGGAACAGGACGCGCCGGCCGACCAGCTGCACTACACGCCCGAGCAGGCCGTGGCCATCGCCTCGACCCTGCTGCTGGGCGTGGAGATCGCCAGCAGCCCGCTGGCCACCATCAACCAGCTGGGCCCGCGCGTGGTGGTCAGCGACTTCGGCAACAACAACGGCCTGATCCTGGGGCCACAGGTGCCCGACTGGCAGGCCCTGGATGAGGACGGCCTGCGCGCGGAGACCTTCATCGAAGGCACCCGCGTCGGCACCGGCGGCGCGCGGCTGCTGCCCGGCGGCCTGCGCGCGGCCTTCGCCTTCGCCCTGGGCCGCTCGGCGCAGCGCGGACGTCCGCTCAAGCAGGGCGACCTGATCGCCACCGGCAACGCCACCGGCATCCACGACATCCGCATCGGCCAGCAGGCATTGGTGCGGTTCGAGGGATATTTCGACATTCCATGCAGGGCCATCGCCGCCTAG
- a CDS encoding TRAP transporter substrate-binding protein encodes MITRRTMLGAAVGALATLPTLGRAVTRLDGGGQLLTASDVHVADYPTVQAVNWMGERLARETDGRLRLRMYHAGQLGREAEAIDMARFGAIDITRVYAGALNNAFPLTSALCLPYVFDSTEHQRRALDGGVADAVLRGFETRDLVGLAIYDSGARNFYNTRKPLVEPGDLHGLKLRVAASDMFIELMRMLGTNPTPMSLGETFQAMETHMLDGAENNIRSFHSSRHFEAAHYWSRSQHSFAPDVLLMSRRSFEQLRPDDRARVVAAARDSVPVMRQLWDASETAAREAVQAAGVRFNDVDMEAFRAAAAPLVQRYRQLPGIEPLYRRIRDFA; translated from the coding sequence ATGATCACTCGCAGGACCATGCTCGGCGCCGCCGTCGGCGCGCTGGCCACCTTGCCCACGCTGGGCCGGGCGGTCACGCGCCTGGACGGCGGCGGCCAACTGCTGACCGCCAGCGATGTGCACGTGGCCGACTATCCCACGGTGCAGGCGGTGAACTGGATGGGCGAGCGCCTGGCGCGCGAGACCGACGGCCGCCTGCGCCTGCGCATGTACCACGCAGGCCAGCTGGGCCGCGAGGCCGAGGCCATCGACATGGCCCGTTTCGGCGCCATCGACATCACCCGCGTGTACGCCGGGGCGCTCAACAACGCCTTCCCGCTGACCAGCGCGCTGTGCCTGCCCTATGTGTTCGACTCGACCGAGCACCAACGCCGCGCGCTGGACGGCGGGGTGGCCGACGCGGTGCTGCGCGGCTTCGAGACCCGCGACCTGGTGGGTCTGGCGATCTACGACTCGGGCGCGCGCAACTTCTACAACACGCGCAAGCCGCTGGTGGAACCGGGCGACCTGCACGGACTCAAGCTGCGCGTGGCGGCCTCGGACATGTTCATCGAGCTGATGCGCATGCTGGGCACCAACCCCACGCCGATGTCGCTGGGCGAGACCTTCCAGGCGATGGAGACGCACATGCTGGACGGCGCGGAGAACAACATCCGCAGCTTCCACTCCAGCCGCCATTTCGAGGCCGCGCACTACTGGTCGCGCAGCCAGCATTCCTTCGCCCCGGACGTGCTGTTGATGTCGCGGCGCAGCTTCGAGCAGCTGCGTCCCGACGACCGCGCCCGCGTGGTCGCGGCCGCGCGCGACTCGGTCCCGGTCATGCGCCAGCTGTGGGACGCCTCCGAAACGGCGGCGCGCGAGGCCGTGCAGGCCGCCGGCGTGCGCTTCAACGACGTGGACATGGAGGCCTTCCGCGCCGCCGCCGCGCCGCTGGTGCAGCGCTACCGGCAGCTCCCCGGCATCGAGCCGCTCTACCGTCGCATCCGCGACTTCGCCTGA
- a CDS encoding TRAP transporter small permease produces the protein MPHVHAASSAPPLVGVQRALDRLASAAIAIAAAALLALVAVQGWQVFARYVLNDSPSWTEPVTLLLLSTAMSLGAACGVHEARHFGFFLLAQRTPAALRRVFEAIAPLVMLALGVVLAGWSAVLLADGLHIKTAGAPLPQSINYAPLCLGGALIAVFALFRLVRVLVGVGQDKEA, from the coding sequence ATGCCCCACGTCCATGCCGCCTCCTCCGCCCCGCCGCTGGTTGGCGTGCAGCGCGCGCTGGACCGCCTGGCCTCGGCGGCCATCGCCATCGCCGCCGCCGCCCTGCTGGCCCTGGTCGCCGTGCAGGGCTGGCAGGTCTTCGCCCGCTACGTGCTCAACGATTCGCCCAGCTGGACCGAGCCGGTGACCCTGCTGCTGCTGAGCACGGCAATGAGCCTGGGCGCGGCCTGCGGCGTGCACGAGGCGCGGCACTTCGGCTTCTTCCTGCTGGCACAGCGCACCCCGGCCGCCCTGCGCCGGGTGTTCGAGGCCATCGCACCGCTGGTGATGCTGGCCCTGGGCGTGGTGCTGGCTGGCTGGAGCGCGGTGCTGCTGGCCGACGGCTTGCACATCAAGACCGCTGGCGCGCCGCTGCCGCAGAGCATCAACTACGCGCCGCTGTGCCTGGGCGGGGCGCTGATCGCGGTGTTCGCGCTGTTCCGCCTGGTGCGGGTGCTGGTCGGCGTGGGCCAGGACAAGGAGGCTTAA